From one Doryrhamphus excisus isolate RoL2022-K1 chromosome 9, RoL_Dexc_1.0, whole genome shotgun sequence genomic stretch:
- the rif1 gene encoding telomere-associated protein RIF1 translates to MMASAEPPSGFSMAPLLECLEDSAAGRPEQTDAYLTIANRLSGEEGRQFLPAVEKHFTRLGAAILTHISSPHAELNQAALQALGFCLYHSHVVSRVSETLAADLLSALCSVASKSTEKNTCTRALWVISKQSFSAAVVGKKVPSILGTLESIWSKDDVLSVVLEHEALNVIIKLLDQVPAQMSEDTVRWAKLIIPLVVHSASKVRLRAAAAMETGLPLLLQKQTDVAAVIEPLMSTKLIPELQKLFMAKNETNVLKLWPLFVKLLGKMLHRGGPFINSLLHLEELGFRSSSPTVKKIAFIAWKSLIDNFALNPDILCSAKRMKLLMQPLMSINVRTEALMLTKVEVWWYLVVQLGPHLSPHFDQVSVPLLQYTFGSDSSSQQGTPARGGPQNGVGVGKTAPPPSFNSPAPAPRLSLNSSIQPPSTFPSIQLLGLEMLLHYFLGPEVVASATKSKLVLTLEPLRHPLLAATSSFGKHAAVLIAGIKDGFSGAGKDAPGSLLALLWNHLIHFVSLTIESATKKDRQGCEVLTLMLQALQSIVHSEALPAEKVLVLFEGTVKGISARVLGSASYQVGKMDVLNGTPALFLILLLLDSSMLAAYMEDARFHQCLKRLVGCGLSGPTSPLAFGEAVLGAIGRSAASVPNKEHLLRMWSAMVGPLTDTITQSNEVNQGDALEHNFSAMHSALLFPVTHLLSEPPLQLAAQKSMLSTWSKLYKVFARCSSLVVTAEENVCCEELCVKMAATVDREALKLPSTLMAVSCILQVMVECVDFSPYTPHFQQKLKSPHTPGTWTKKRSKALGNLAAFESLLVQCLDVYLAGDDEVWSEAASTGTALLSVLSALFTNLVLADAVKEALASLIQPLAVLYQKPHDLTSAMLAKMEKLVGEVLGCIQSRSALAYDGDLLALLSPLLCVLFTHKNKQHRTAVTHFWNATFANAVSLTYPDQLRPVLNQVKQKTPIILPGFKSISIPDELSGQYSSESSQLETKLSGVPVASVGMRDSQLGKTAEGNDRSSTRASKPVSMKLDFGSPKVPRREVLEEEASVDFVFIPPETKERVLTEHQKEVKRTKRVDIPAMYNNLDASLDTSVFSQYTQSQEDSMGKAPTDQAAAVGQDAPEKGADSGEVADVQEDETPDGACPEALEKEPETEEPEAIPESPDVSVEEHAKCDVGDEDTSTQSEKPTSPSMSVSGTPQKSSSSSRRQTFITLEKYAEGKPASPSTVSTFIGPLSKTSSSQEPSKDSDGPCPEDSQKDRPQNSENVCEETSGSRIQDSPGRPNVDDEPVRLTRGPRGDEPEDEDVIPDTQTEDVVMEDPAETFTSADMTHSDPNMDSQETLGDSQSSEVPTSPGDPNMDSQESLSDLQSSVVLTSPGDPNMDSQESLSDSQPQRRTSRKRSKHPIPEDVPVQSPAASNRPNTRNQKAIEEDTGRLRRRSLRESSESSQRNSQGRSHRKVKLYSNSGEFLTERENKRKSGRFRESSQTDRLSDSQPESSPSRQKRSRHRKSATEPKEESEVKAESSQADFLSDTQSESESQSQQRRRRSSKSLSASKRAKSERVSSQSSVQSDTHTACDSQEENGPPPKSSLEPKEEGPDTQSDSERRSEQSQDEASEALQTMENKVLETKSEFDDFQKDTQIVLPRRVGQSQEYDLLQRKTSTEKPSQIASSTDFSQNSQGMVPTSSETPPLKTRRRSRQASLEEGAHQSELGKITIASSQENVPSEPRSEGRKRRSKSSCPVTPESSQSSEAAASVESSQGRGRYSRRLSVNTESSESELSEARESLSSPKRRRKPRRISTSDSTRQSPAEVDSKDSGSAETLETAKVQDGDLSQSPDSAVSESLETLENSKEGQRDLAEAPESLVQQKPKPETARNRSPLSVSPRRKRGRPRYSRTKPDSASLESSEMLVSEEVATEMLVSEGVATERSQEDSPREMFATDTPALPSEQQEIMDQEVQPAKDSDCGHLGDAFVPVVEEPHGSTLDQEGGSNVVDDLSSAGEPDASNVEEEFPKQVLEVGTEKDDCDKGGVMPSEETRTTGTDPDAAPSHLGNSESTHGDVHHHSPAKLKDLEAALVQDMVHSPCSSRTRGTWSPSASPSSSILKKGQKRQLEEESPSPLVKSRRVSFANPIQQQETADDIDRRSPAVRSSSPGRSKVGNLAHPKFITTPTKSSLVLSPRNLRSPSFKSSKKCLISEMSPVSNDCIYPALVGCSAPVEAVLPQISSSMWSRGFGQLVRARNIKTVGDLSALTPNEIKTLPIRSPKISNVKKALKTYEEQRKGRGVDELKSFAETEMMTSELEEARPIPDQDDEKSGETLATALLDQPGPHPTRLDEDQTAAPDPPPEGAPPGVLYQLDTVEGVLSPFLLKQCSPQQLLDIHQRLTGMTSRVVTEMSTRLGAAHPRP, encoded by the exons ATGATGGCGTCGGCCGAGCCTCCCAGCGGCTTCAGCATGGCCCCCCTGCTGGAGTGTCTGGAGGACAGCGCTGCCGGACGCCCCGAGCAGACGGACGCCTACCTCACCATCGCCAA CCGCCTGAGTGGCGAGGAAGGCCGCCAGTTTCTTCCTGCAGTTGAAAAGCACTTTACGCGTCTGGGCGCCGCcattttg ACCCACATCAGCAGTCCGCACGCCGAGCTGAACCAGGCCGCCCTGCAAGCCCTGGGTTTCTGTCTGTACCATTCGCACGTGGTCTCGCGGGTCTCGG aaaccttGGCCGCTGATCTTCTGTCTGCACTTTGCTCTGTGGCGTCCAAGTCCACGGAGAAGAACACCTGCACCAGAGCCTTGTGGGTCATCTCCAAGCAGAGCTTCTCCGCCGCCGTGGTGGGAAAGAAA GTTCCGTCCATCCTGGGGACCCTGGAGAGCATCTGGAGCAAAGACGACGTCCTGTCGGTGGTCCTGGAGCACGAAGCTCTGAACGTGATCATCAA GCTGCTGGACCAGGTTCCGGCTCAGATGTCCGAAGACACGGTACGCTGGGCCAAGCTCATCATCCCGCTGGTGGTGCACTCGGCCTCCAAAGTGCGTCTGCGGGCGGCGGCCGCCATGGAGACGGGCCTGCCTCTACTCCTCCAAAAGCAGACGGATGTGGCCGCCGTCATCGAGCCCCTCATGTCCACG AAACTGATCCCAGAGCTGCAGAAGCTTTTCATGGCCAAGAATGAAACAAACGTCCTGAAGCTCTGGCCCTTATTTGTCAAACTTCTAGGCAAG ATGCTGCACCGCGGCGGTCCCTTCATCAACTCTCTGCTCCACCTGGAGGAGCTGGGCTTTCGGAGCTCGTCTCCCACCGTCAAGAAGATCGCCTTCATCGCCTGGAAGAGCCTCATCGACAACTTCGCCCTCAATCCGG ACATCCTGTGCAGCGCCAAGCGCATGAAGCTCCTCATGCAGCCCCTCATGTCCATCAACGTCAGGACGGAGGCGCTGATGCTCACCAAGGTGGAGGTGTGGTGGTACCTGGTGGTCCAGCTGGGTCCTCACCTGTCGCCTCACTTTGATCAG GTGTCCGTTCCTCTGCTGCAGTACACCTTTGGATCGGATTCCTCCTCGCAGCAGGGCACCCCCGCCAGGGGGGGTCCTCAGAACGGAGTAGGAGTCGGCAAAACCG CACCCCCGCCGAGCTTCAACAGTCCGGCCCCCGCCCCTCGACTCAGCCTGAATTCCAGCATCCAGCCGCCCTCCACCTTCCCCTCCATCCAGCTGCTGGGCCTGGAGATGCTGCTGCACTACTTCCTGGGACCCGAGGTGGTCGCCTCGGCGACCAAGAGCAAGCTTGTGCTGACTCTGG AACCTTTAAGGCATCCCCTGTTGGCTGCTACCTCGTCCTTCGGCAAACACGCCGCCGTGCTCATCGCCGGCATCAAAGATGGCTTCAGCGGCGCCGGCAAAGACGCTCCAG GGTCACTTTTAGCACTTTTATGGAATCATCTTATTCACTTTGTCAGCTTGACCATCGAGTCTG CCACCAAGAAGGACAGACAGGGCTGTGAAGTCCTGACGCTGATGCTGCAGGCCCTGCAGAGCATCGTCCACTCAGAAGCTCTCCCTGCAGAAAAAGTCCTG GTTCTCTTTGAGGGCACCGTCAAAGGCATCTCCGCTCGCGTCCTTGGCTCCGCCTCCTACCAAGTGGGCAAGATGGACGTGCTAAAC ggAACGCCCGCGCTCTTCCTGATTCTTCTCCTCTTGGACAGCAGCATGCTAGCAGCCTACATGGAGGACGCCAG gtttCATCAGTGCCTCAAGAGGCTGGTGGGCTGCGGCCTGTCGGGCCCCACCTCCCCCCTGGCGTTTGGGGAGGCCGTGCTGGGAGCCATCGGCCGCAGCGCCGCCTCCGTGCCAAACAAGGAGCACCTGCTGAGGATGTGGAGCGCGATGGTCGGCCCGCTGACGGACACCATAACTCAG TCCAATGAAGTCAACCAAGGAGACGCTTTGGAGCACAACTTCAGCGCCATGCACTCGGCCCTGCTGTTCCCCGTCACTCACCTGCTGAGTGAACCGCCTCTGCAGTTG GCGGCCCAGAAGTCCATGCTGTCCACGTGGTCTAAACTCTACAAGGTGTTCGCACGCTGCTCCTCTTTGGTGGTCACGGCCGAGGAGAACGTCTGCTGTGAGGAGCTGTGTGTCAAGATGGCCGCTACGGTGGACCGGGAGGCCTTGAAG CTTCCGTCCACGTTGATGGCGGTCTCCTGCATCCTGCAAGTCATGGTGGAATGTGTGGACTTCTCGCCGTACACGCCGCACTTCCAGCAGAAGTTAAAAT CTCCTCACACTCCAGGAACCTGGACCAAGAAGAGAAGCAAGGCCCTGGGGAACCTGGCAGCCTTTGAGTCCCTGCTGGTTCAGTGTCTGGATGTTTACCTGGCTGGGGACGATGAGGTTTGGTCGGAGGCCGCGAGTACGGGGACGGCGCTGCTCTCCGTTTTGTCTGCCCTCTTCACCAACCTGGTCCTTGCTGACGCCGTCAAGGAGGCGCTCGCTTCCCTCATTCAGCCGCTCGCCGTCCTCTATCAGAAGCCGCATGACTTGACGTCGGCCATGCTTGCCAAG ATGGAGAAGCTGGTGGGCGAGGTCCTCGGATGCATCCAGAGCCGCTCCGCTCTGGCCTACGACGGCGACCTCCTGGCTCTGCTTTCTCCGCTGCTCTGCGTCCTCTTCACGCACAAGAACAAGCAGCACCGCACGGCCGTCACGCACTTTTGGAACGCCACCTTCGCCAATGCCGTCAGCTTGACGTATCCCGACCAGCTCAG ACCTGTTCTGAACCAAGTGAAGCAAAAGACTCCCATCATTCTTCCCGGCTTCAAATCCATCAGTATTCCCGATGAGCTCAGTGGACAGTATTCC AGCGAAAGTTCCCAGTTAGAAACCAAACTCAGCGGCGTGCCAGTGGCCTCCGTGGGAATGAGGGACTCTCAATTAGGGAAGACTGCTGAGGGGAACGACCGAAGCTCCACCAGGGCCTCCAAACCGGTTTCT ATGAAGCTGGACTTTGGTTCCCCTAAAGTTCCCCGAAGGGAGGTTCTGGAGGAGGAGGCCTCTGTTGACTTTGTCTTCATTCCACCTGAGACCAAGGAGAGAGTTTTAACGGAGCACCAAAAGGAGGTCAAAAGGACTAAAAG GGTGGACATACCTGCCATGTACAACAACCTCGATGCCTCCTTGGATACCTCCGTCTTCTCCCAGTACACACAAAGCCAGGAAGACTCCAT GGGCAAAGCACCAACCGACCAAGCTGCTGCCGTTGGCCAGGACGCTCCAGAGAAG GGTGCCGACTCGGGCGAGGTCGCTGACGTTCAGGAAGACGAGACTCCAGATGGGGCGTGCCCCGAGGCTTTAGAAAAAGAGCCGGAAACCGAGGAACCGGAGGCGATACCCGAGTCGCCTGATGTTTCTGTGGAGGAACATGCCAAGTGTGATGTCGGAGATGAAGATACGAGCACACAATCTGAGAAGCCCACCAGTCCCAGCATGTCCGTCTCTGGAACTCCTCAAAAGTCCAGCAGTTCGAGTAGGCGTCAGACCTTCATTACTTTGGAGAAATATGCAGAGGGAAAGCCTGCGAGCCCCAGCACAGTGTCCACTTTTATAGGTCCTCTCTCTAAGACCTCCAGTAGCCAGGAACCCTCTAAGGACTCCGACGGTCCCTGCCCCGAGGACTCCCAGAAAGATAGGCCTCAGAACTCTGAGAACGTCTGTGAGGAGACCTCAGGGAGTCGCATCCAAGATTCCCCTGGAAGGCCCAACGTGGATGATGAACCCGTCAGGCTGACTCGGGGACCACGAGGTGATGAACCTGAAGATGAAGACGTCATCCCAGATACTCAGACTGAAGACGTGGTCATGGAGGATCCTGCGGAAACCTTCACCTCGGCAGACATGACACATTCCGATCCAAACATGGATTCCCAAGAGACTCTTGGTGATTCGCAGTCCTCAGAGGTTCCGACTTCTCCAGGTGATCCAAACATGGACTCCCAGGAGAGTCTCAGTGATTTGCAGTCCTCGGTGGTTCTGACTTCTCCAGGTGATCCAAACATGGACTCCCAGGAGAGTCTCAGTGATTCACAGCCGCAGAGACGAACGAGCCGCAAACGAAGTAAACATCCGATCCCGGAAGACGTTCCGGTGCAGTCGCCCGCGGCATCAAACAGACCAAATACGAGAAACCAGAAGGCCATCGAGGAGGACACTGGTAGATTACGGAGAAGGTCCCTGAGGGAAAGCAGCGAGTCGAGCCAAAGGAACTCTCAAGGTCGATCCCACAGGAAGGTCAAGCTGTACAGCAATTCGGGCGAGTTCCTCACCGAACGCGAAAACAAAAGGAAGAGCGGCCGATTCCGAGAGTCGAGTCAAACGGATCGCCTGTCGGACTCTCAGCCCGAATCGAGCCCGTCTCGGCAAAAGCGAAGCCGGCATCGGAAGTCCGCCACGGAGCCCAAAGAGGAGTCTGAAGTGAAGGCGGAGTCCAGTCAAGCCGACTTCCTGTCGGATACCCAGTCGGAATCTGAAAGCCAGTCGCAGCAAAGGCGCCGCCGGTCTTCCAAGTCCTTATCGGCGTCCAAACGGGCCAAGTCAGAGAGGGTCTCCAGTCAAAGTTCCGTACAGTCAGACACCCACACCGCTTGTGATTCCCAAGAAGAGAATGGTCCGCCTCCCAAGTCTTCACTGGAACCCAAGGAGGAGGGTCCAGACACCCAGTCAGACTCGGAAAGACGGTCGGAGCAAAGCCAAGACGAAGCTTCTGAAGCGTTGCAGACAATGGAGAACAAAGTCCTGGAGACCAAGTCTGAATTCGATGACTTCCAGAAAGACACGCAGATCGTCTTACCTCGAAGGGTCGGCCAATCCCAAGAGTACGATCTTCTCCAGCGGAAGACCAGCACAGAAAAACCTTCTCAGATCGCTTCTTCTACGGACTTTAGTCAAAATTCCCAAGGGATGGTGCCGACATCTTCTGAAACGCCACCTCTGAAAACGCGCAGAAGATCAAGGCAGGCGTCTCTGGAGGAAGGAGCCCATCAAAGCGAACTCGGGAAAATAACTATCGCTAGTTCTCAAGAAAATGTTCCATCAGAGCCCCGAAGTGAAGGTCGGAAACGAAGGAGCAAGTCTAGTTGTCCCGTCACTCCAGAAAGCTCCCAGTCGTCGGAAGCTGCGGCGTCCGTCGAGTCCTCGCAAGGCAGGGGCCGTTATTCAAGGCGACTATCCGTGAACACCGAGTCGTCCGAATCCGAATTGTCGGAGGCCAGGGAGAGTCTTTCATCCCCAAAGAGGCGGAGGAAACCCAGAAGGATCTCGACCAGCGACTCCACCCGCCAATCTCCAGCAGAAGTCGATTCCAAGGATTCCGGAAGCGCAGAAACATTGGAAACTGCTAAAGTCCAAGATGGGGATTTATCGCAAAGCCCTGATTCGGCAGTTTCTGAATCACTAGAGACTTTGGAAAACTCCAAAGAGGGACAAAGGGACCTCGCTGAAGCACCTGAGTCCCTTGTTCAACAAAAACCCAAGCCTGAAACCGCACGGAACCGGAGTCCACTTAGCGTGTCGCCGCGCAGGAAGCGGGGCAGGCCACGATATTCTCGGACAAAACCTGATTCTGCGTCCTTGGAGTCATCGGAGATGTTGGTCTCTGAGGAGGTCGCTACTGAGATGTTGGTCTCGGAGGGGGTCGCTACTGAGCGGAGTCAGGAGGACTCTCCTCGTGAGATGTTTGCTACAGACACACCAGCTCTCCCCAGCGAGCAACAGGAGATCATGGATCAGGAGGTCCAACCTGCAAAGGATTCCGATTGTGGTCATCTTGGAGATGCATTTGTTCCAGTCGTGGAGGAACCTCATGGTTCCACACTAGACCAAGAAGGAGGTTCCAATGTAGTAGATGATCTTTCCAGTGCTGGAGAACCTGATGCTTCTAATGTTGAGGAGGAATTCCCAAAGCAGGTCTTGGAGGTCGGAACGGAGAAAGATGATTGTGATAAAGGTGGCGTGATGCCTTCAGAGGAAACCCGGACCACAGGCACGGATCCAGATGCTGCTCCAAGCCATCTCGGGAACTCTGAATCGACGCATGGTGACGTTCACCATCATTCTCCAGCGAAGCTGAAGGACCTGGAGGCTGCGTTGGTGCAGGACATGGTCCACAGTCCCTGCAGTAGCAGGACCAGAGGAACCTGGTCTCCTTCTGCCTCCCCCTCTTCCAGTATCCTGAAGAAAGGCCAGAAGAGACAACTGGAGGAGGAGAGCCCCTCTCCTCTCGTCAAG TCCAGGCGCGTGTCTTTTGCTAATCCCATCCAGCAGCAGGAGACCGCAGACGACATCGACCGCCGCAGCCCCGCTGTCCGAAGCAGCTCCCCTGGAAGATCCAAAGTCGGGAACCTGGCTCATCCCAAA TTCATCACCACGCCAACAAAGTCCTCGCTGGTCTTGAGTCCCAGGAATCTTCGGAGTCCAAGTTTCAAGAGCTCCAAGAAATGCCTG ATTTCGGAGATGAGCCCCGTTTCCAATGATTGCATCTACCCCGCCCTGGTGGGCTGCTCCGCTCCGGTGGAAGCCGTGCTGCCGCAGATATCCTCCAGCATGTG GTCTCGTGGTTTCGGTCAGCTGGTGCGAGCCCGCAACATCAAGACGGTGGGCGACCTCAGCGCTCTGACTCCCAACGAGATCAAGACTCTTCCCATTCGCTCGCCAAAGATCTCCAACGTCAAGAAGGCGCTCAAGACCTACGAGGAACAG CGGAAAGGTCGAGGCGTCGATGAGCTGAAGAGCTTCGCGGAGACGGAGATGATGACCTCGGAGCTGGAGGAGGCCAGGCCGATTCCAGACCAGGATGATGAAAAAAGCGGCGAGACGTTGG CCACAGCGTTGCTGGACCAGCCGGGTCCACATCCCACCAGGCTGGACGAGGACCAGACTGCGGCCCCCGACCCCCCTCCAGAGGGGGCCCCTCCCGGGGTCCTTTACCAGCTGGACACTGTGGAGGGCGTGCTGAGTCCGTTTCTTCTCAAGCAATGTTCTCCTCAGCAGCTCTTGGACATCCACCAGCGTTTGACGGGGATGACAAGTCGCGTCGTGACGGAGATGAGCACTCGACTGGGCGCCGCCCACCCgcgtccttga
- the tnfaip6 gene encoding tumor necrosis factor-inducible gene 6 protein yields the protein MHLLALCCTLGFLLKETHTWSFRNGIFHNSIWLEQAAGVYHRESRKGRYQLTYKEARAVCQYEGGSLATSQQLEAARQIGFHVCAAGWFDKGRVGYPIVKAGANCGFGKVGIVDYGYRLNKSERWDAYCYNPNSKECGGVLTDQQRLIGSPGFPEEYQDEQICYWHIRVRLGQRILLRFLEFDVEDDTACLADYLEVYDSYDDVNGFAGRFCGDSLPEDIISTGNVMTLKFLSDASVTAGGFQLEYFAVDASALSHNYTDYF from the exons ATGCATCTGCTGGCTCTCTGCTGCACGCTGGGCTTCCTGCTCAAGGAGACGCACACGTGGAGCTTCAGGAACGGAATATTTCATAACTCCATATGGCTGG AACAAGCCGCCGGAGTCTACCACAGGGAGTCCCGCAAGGGCAGGTACCAGCTGACCTACAAAGAGGCCAGAGCCGTCTGCCAATACGAGGGAGGATCGCTGGCCACTTCCCAGCAGCTGGAGGCCGCCCGCCAAATAG GTTTCCACGTGTGCGCGGCAGGATGGTTCGATAAAGGCCGGGTGGGCTACCCCATCGTCAAAGCGGGCGCCAACTGCGGATTCGGGAAGGTGGGCATCGTGGACTACGGCTACAGGCTCAACAAAAGCGAGCGGTGGGACGCGTACTGCTACAACCCCAACT CCAAGGAGTGCGGCGGCGTCCTGACCGACCAGCAGAGGCTCATCGGGTCTCCGGGTTTCCCCGAGGAATACCAGGATGAGCAGATCTGCTACTGGCACATCCGCGTCCGCCTGGGCCAGAGGATCCTGCTGCGCTTCCTGGAGTTTGACGTGGAGGACGACACGGCGTGCCTGGCCGACTACCTGGAGGTGTACGACAGCTACGACGACGTCAACGGCTTTGCCGGCAG ATTCTGTGGCGATTCTTTACCAGAAGACATCATCAGCACAG GAAACGTGATGACGCTGAAATTCCTCAGCGACGCCTCGGTCACAGCAGGAGGCTTCCAGTTGGAGTATTTCGCCGTGGATGCGTCTGCGTTGTCGCACAactacactgactacttttaa